GGGCGATGCCTTCGTACTCGCCTGCATTACGCTGCTGGTGCTGCTTGTCGCGGTCTTTGTCTTTTATCCGCTGGTGTCCATGTTCACCGGCGCCTTTCAGGAGTTCGATGGCTCATTCACGACGGAGGGCGTGCGCAGGAACATCATTGACCCGAAGATCTGGTCACTTGCCTGCCTTGCCGGCGGCAATTGCGGTGTTGCCTGGCGCACCTTCTTTCTGGCCATCTGCACAGCGACAGGGACAACGCTGCTGGGGCTGGTCTTCGCGCTCGTGGCGACCAGAACAGGGTTTCGTTTCAAGAAATCGCTGCGGCTGCTGACGGTGTTGCCGATTATCACGCCGCCCTTCGTCGTCGGCCTTGCGCTGACCATGCTGCTGGGTCGCTCCGGCACCCTGACCAATGTGATCGAAGCCGTGACGGGGCTGGAGCTGGGACGCTGGCTCTATGGGCTGACAGGTATCTGGATTGCCCAGATGCTCAGCTTCACGCCGATTTCCTTCCTTGTTCTGATCGGCGTGGTCGATGGGATCAGCCCATCCATGGAAGAGGCAAGCCAGACGCTGCGCTCGGACCGCTGGCGCACCTTCCGCAAGGTTACGCTGCCACTGATGGCGCCCGGACTGGCCAATGCGTTCCTGATCGGTTTCATCGAATCCATGGCCGACTTCGGCAATCCTTTGGTCCTCGGCGGCTCGGGCGGCGTTCTGTCGACAGAGATATTCTTTGCTGTCGTCGGTGCGCAGAATGATCCTGCGCGCGCGGCAGTACTCGCCACAGTCCTGCTGGTGTTCACGCTTTCGGCCTTTCTTGCTCAGCGCCTGTGGCTTTCCGGCAAGAATTACTCGACCGTGACGGGGAAAGGGGATGGCGGCCGGCATATACAGCTGCCGCATCGTGTAGCCATCCCGGTGATAACCGTAGCTGTTATCTGGGCCGTATTCACCATCACGGTCTATGCGATGATCCTCTTCGGCGGCTTCGTTAGCATCTGGGGGCTTGATCACTCGCTGACGCTTGCGCACTACACGAGGGCATTCGGTATCAGCTGGGAAAACGGCATCCGCTGGATAGGCGTTGCCTGGGACAGCTTCTGGACCACAATGGAAATCGCGCTGATCGCCGCGCCGCTAACCGCCGCCGTCGGACTTCTGACAGCCTGGCTGATTGTGCGGCAGAGATTTCCGGGGCGCTCTGTCTTCGAATTTGCTCTGATGATGAGCTTTGCCATTCCCGGCACAGTCATCGGGATCAGCTACATCATGGCATTCAACCTTCCGCCTCTGCAGATGACGGGTACGGCGGTGATCCTGATTGCCTGCTTTGTCTTCCGTAACATGCCGGTCGGCGTGCGGGGAGGCGTGGCGGCCATGTCACAGCTGGACGGATCGCTTGACGAGGCTTCTCTGACCCTCGGGGCAAGCTCGGGCCGCACGATGCGCAAGGTCATCCTGCCGCTCATGCGCCCGGCCATCCTGGCAGCATTGGTCTACAGCTTCGTGCGCGCAATCACCTCGATTTCAGCTGTGATCTTTCTGGTCAGCGCGAAATATAACATGGCGACCGCCTACATCGTTGGCCTGGTCGAGAACGGGGAATACGGCATTGCCATTGCCTATTCCTCGGTTCTGATCCTGGTGATGATCACGGTCATTGGCGGCTTTCAGCTTCTGGTCGGCGAACGTCGCATTCGCCGAAGAGAAGAGAAGGGCGCCGCAGCCCCCATCAAGAAGGAAGCACTCGGATGACTCATACAAAAGGTGCCGTGGCGTTTCGCAATGTGCGGAAGAGCTTCGGCCATTTCACCGCCATTCCGGATCTCTCGCTCGACATTGAGCCGGGCCAGCTTGTCACGCTGCTCGGACCCTCTGGATGCGGCAAGACGACAACCCTTCGCATGCTGGCGGGTCTGGAAAGCCCTACCGAAGGCCAGATCATGATCGGTGGCGAGGATGTCACCCGCCTGCCCGCCGACAGGCGCGACGTATCGATGGTGTTCCAGAGCTATGCGCTTTTTCCGCATATGCGCGTTGGCCAGAATGTAGCCTACGGACTTGAAGCGAGCGGTATCAAATCAGGTGAGGCGCGCAAGCGCGCCGAAGAGGCGCTCGAAGTCGTTGGGCTCTCCGGTCTGTCAGGCCGCCTGCCGGCAGAGCTTTCCGGCGGCCAGCAGCAGCGCGTCGCCGTGGCGCGCGCACTCGTTCTTGAGCCGCAGGTCCTGCTGCTCGACGAACCGCTTTCGAATCTCGATGCCCGACTGCGTCGCCAGGTGCGCACGGATATCCGCACGCTGCAGCAGCGCCTTCGTTTCACGGCTGTTTACGTCACGCATGATCAGGAAGAAGCGCTCGCTGTCTCCGATACCATTGTTGTCATGAAGGATGGGAAGGTCGCTCAGATCGGGTCACCGCGAGAGCTTTATGAGGCGCCGGCGTCCGAGTTCATTGCCGACTTCATCGGAGAGGCCAATGTGGTGGATGGGCATGTCAGGTCTATCGAAGGCGATATTGCGAAGGTCGATGTGGGCGGAGTAACCATCGCGCTGCCGTCGCGCGGTATCAAACCGGGCCCGGCTCGGCTGTCGCTCCATGCCAATGCCATGAAGGTCAGATCTGAAGGGCAGGGGGTTCCGGGTACAATCGCCTCCTCGGCTTATCTCGGCGATCATGTCGAATACGAGATCGATGGTCCGCTAGGACGCATATTCGTGGTCGATGACGAAAGCGAAGTACCGTTGCCAGCCGGTTCAAACGTCCGGCTTGAAGTTCGCCCGAGGGGCGTCGCGCTTATTCCGCAGGAGCATGCATGACCGGAACAATCATGACCGAGAGCAGGCTCAACACGGCAACGGAGCTTGCCAGGCGCGCCGGGAAGCTGGCTTTTGCCTATTTCGAGAACCGCGAGGAACTGCTGGTGCGGCAAAAACGCCATGTGACCGATCTGGTGTCCCAGGCGGATCTCGAAGTCGAAACGCTCATCCGGGACGGGCTGAACACATCATTCCCGCTAGATGCGCAACTCGGCGAAGAACACGGCTTGAGCGAAGGCAGTTCCGGCGTAACCTGGGTGATTGACCCGATTGACGGCACGGCTCCCTATCTTAACGGATTGCCCGGCTGGTGTGTGTCGATCGGCGCCTGTGACGAGGACGGCCCGATCCTCGGCGTGATCTATGTGCCGGTCCTGAATGAGCTGTTCGTCGCGGCGCGAGGGCAAGGGGCTACGTTGAACGGCAAGCCCGTCCGCGCTCTGGACGGGGATCTCAGGTCCGGCCTGTTGGGGGTCGGGGCCAATGACCGCGTCTCCAGCGAGCGTGTCGGGCGCATGCTGGCCGATTTGTCAGAGGCCGGGGCAGGGTGGGTCCGCTACGGGTCGGGCGCCTTGATGCTGGCCTGGGTCGCCGCCGGTCGCCTCACCGGGTACGTTGAACCGCGGATGAGCGCATGGGATTGCCTCGCTGGCTACTGCCTTATCCAGGAAGCTGGCGGGCGCGTGCTTGCCTTTCCGAACGGTCCCGGGCTGACCGCGCCAGCGCCAGTTCTAGGCGCGTGCGCGGGCGCATACGCGGAACTTGCCAGTATCTGCGGGTTTGGCCAGTCGCCTGAATGGTAGCCCGCAGCTCTTCCCTTGACCACAGAGGAGAGTTGGCCTGAACGGAACAGCGTGTGCGAACCGAACCGTTCGGTTGCTCTGGCAAAGGAAGCCCGCAGCGCCACTACTTGGCATCATTTACATCTCCGCGTTTTAAAGACTGTTCGGGCACTTCGAATGACATCTCGTGTGTCATCAGGCGTGTTGCCTCGGCGACAAGTGCAACGGTCGCCTGCTCCCCCGGACAGCGGTGCGCGTTTGCCGCATAGCGGGTTCGTTCATCGCCCGTTCACGGCCATCGCAGTTGCTTACGCAGACCGATAGCTTTCGAGAAATCGGCGGGCTGATCTGAATGGCCGGAATTAGGCCGCGCCTACGCCGCCCATGCCGACGAAGGCTTCGGCTTAGGCGCGGCCCGATTTGGCAGGCCACGGCGGAAAATATTCCGAGGATGCTTGCAAAAGGAACAAAAAGGTAACATAATAAAAACATAAAGCGAAACGGAGGCGAAAATGACGGAAATTCTGCGCGATGTGGCGGCATTCTTCTCGATCACGCTGTTCCTGACCAGCATGGCGCTGATCGTCAGCTCAATGTAAATACGCCCGCCGCCCCACGGCGACGCGAGCTTTCTGTGCATATGTTTTGTTGGCGTTGCGCGGGCCGGGCCGGCCTGCGAGGATCAGGATCCACGGTAAGGCACGACGGAGCAGGCAATGGCAGATGTGATCGGACACGGCGGCGATGACCGGTCGGGCGGGGCAGCGGTTCGATTCGTTCACCTGAGGACCCATTCGGCCTATTCCCTTCTTGAGGGAGCCTTGCCGCTCAAAAAAATCCTGAAGCTTGCCCTTGACGACCGGCAGCCGGCTGTTGCCGTCACCGACACGAACAATCTGTTCGGCGCGCTCGAATTTTCGCAGAAGGCGATCGGGGAGGGGCTGCAGCCGATCATCGGCTGTCAGCTGTCGATCGACATGGAAGATGGCGGCGAGGGCGATCGGCGCGGCGGGTCCCACCTCCCGGCAAAACTGCCGGCGATCGTTGTTCTCGTGGCCAATGAAACGGGCTATGCGAACCTCATGCACCTCGTCAGCGAGGCCTATCTCGGCGGCGAGGCGCATGACAGCATCTATATCCGGAAGTCCTGGCTGGAAGGCCGGGCGGACGGTCTGATCGTTCTGACCGGCGGGCCGGGCGGTCCGATCGACCAGGCGCTCGCCTCGGGTTTCGAGGCCAAGGCGCGCGAGCGTCTGGAAGCGCTCAAGACGCTTTTCGGCGACCGGTTGTATGTCGAATTGCAGCGTCAGGGTGCTTTTGATCTTCAGCGCGAACGCCATGTGATCAATCTGGCTTATGAGCTTGAACTTCCGCTGGTGGCAACCAATGAGCCTTTTTTCCCGGCGCGCGAGGATTTCGAGGCGCATGACGCGCTGATGGCCGTCGCGCATAATGCCATCGTCTCCGACGACCGGCGTTTTAGGCTGACGCCGGACCACTTCATGAAAACGCAGGCGGAAATGGCGGAACTGTTTTCCGACCTTCCCGAGGCGCTCGACAATACGGTCGAGATCGCACGGCGCTGCAGCTTCATCCTGCAGACGCGCAGTCCGATCCTGCCGCGCTTCACCGGCGCTTCCGAGGATCCGGAGGAGGCCGAACGGGCCGAGGCGCTCGAGTTGCGCCGACAGGCCGTCGAGGGGCTTGAGGCGCGGCTCTCTCATGTGGGGCTGAGCGAGGGGCACAGTCGCCAGGATTATGTCGAGCGGCTCGACTATGAACTGGGCATCATCGAGAGCATGAAATTTCCCGGCTACTTCCTGATCGTTGCCGACTTCATCAAATGGGCCAAGGAACATGATATTCCCGTCGGTCCGGGCCGCGGTTCGGGCGCGGGCTCGCTTGTTGCCTATGCGCTGACGATTACCGATGTCGATCCGCTGCGCTTCTCGCTTCTGTTCGAACGCTTTCTCAACCCCGAGCGCGTGTCGATGCCGGACTTCGATATCGATTTCTGTCAGGACCGGCGCGAGGAGGTGATCCGCTACGTTCAGCAGAAATACGGACGCGCCCAGGTGGCGCAGATCATCACTTTCGGGTCGCTGCAGGCGCGCGCCGCCCTGCGCGATGTCGGCCGCGTGCTGGAAATGCCTTACGGGCAGGTCGACCGGATCAGCAAGCTCGTGCCCAACAATCCGGCCAATCCGGTGACGCTTGCCAAGGCGATCGAGGACGAGCCGAAATTCCAGGAGGCTGCCGAAGAAGAGCCGATCGTCGGGCGTCTGCTGGCGATCGCTCAGAAGATCGAGGGGCTCTACCGGCATGCCTCGACCCATGCCGCCGGGATCGTGATCGGCGACCGGCCGCTTTCGCGACTGGTGCCGATGTATCGCGATCCGCGCTCGGACATGCCGGTCACGCAGTTCAACATGAAATGGGTGGAGCAGGCCGGTCTCGTGAAGTTCGACTTTCTCGGTTTGAAGACGCTGACGGTGTTGAAGACGGCGGTCGACTTCATCGCCCGGCGCGACATCAAGGTCGACCTGTCGCTGGTTCCGCTTGATGATCACGACACCTATGACATGCTGGCCCGCGGCGAGACGG
This window of the Martelella lutilitoris genome carries:
- a CDS encoding ABC transporter permease, with translation MTSRDNRRLDLILAAAIVAFIALPWYRVRSGFFSFEWLSDFVVSDNLWPGIAQLLTGRWQLLPLLIMLLAALYLRVTRRPGDRGRALVNIGVAGLLWMLVEGLSIGMRGWNWGLLEATFGEISGQPAFGAGAVVIGTVFALMIAFGAAERGALKGDAFVLACITLLVLLVAVFVFYPLVSMFTGAFQEFDGSFTTEGVRRNIIDPKIWSLACLAGGNCGVAWRTFFLAICTATGTTLLGLVFALVATRTGFRFKKSLRLLTVLPIITPPFVVGLALTMLLGRSGTLTNVIEAVTGLELGRWLYGLTGIWIAQMLSFTPISFLVLIGVVDGISPSMEEASQTLRSDRWRTFRKVTLPLMAPGLANAFLIGFIESMADFGNPLVLGGSGGVLSTEIFFAVVGAQNDPARAAVLATVLLVFTLSAFLAQRLWLSGKNYSTVTGKGDGGRHIQLPHRVAIPVITVAVIWAVFTITVYAMILFGGFVSIWGLDHSLTLAHYTRAFGISWENGIRWIGVAWDSFWTTMEIALIAAPLTAAVGLLTAWLIVRQRFPGRSVFEFALMMSFAIPGTVIGISYIMAFNLPPLQMTGTAVILIACFVFRNMPVGVRGGVAAMSQLDGSLDEASLTLGASSGRTMRKVILPLMRPAILAALVYSFVRAITSISAVIFLVSAKYNMATAYIVGLVENGEYGIAIAYSSVLILVMITVIGGFQLLVGERRIRRREEKGAAAPIKKEALG
- a CDS encoding ABC transporter ATP-binding protein, which gives rise to MTHTKGAVAFRNVRKSFGHFTAIPDLSLDIEPGQLVTLLGPSGCGKTTTLRMLAGLESPTEGQIMIGGEDVTRLPADRRDVSMVFQSYALFPHMRVGQNVAYGLEASGIKSGEARKRAEEALEVVGLSGLSGRLPAELSGGQQQRVAVARALVLEPQVLLLDEPLSNLDARLRRQVRTDIRTLQQRLRFTAVYVTHDQEEALAVSDTIVVMKDGKVAQIGSPRELYEAPASEFIADFIGEANVVDGHVRSIEGDIAKVDVGGVTIALPSRGIKPGPARLSLHANAMKVRSEGQGVPGTIASSAYLGDHVEYEIDGPLGRIFVVDDESEVPLPAGSNVRLEVRPRGVALIPQEHA
- a CDS encoding inositol monophosphatase family protein; amino-acid sequence: MTGTIMTESRLNTATELARRAGKLAFAYFENREELLVRQKRHVTDLVSQADLEVETLIRDGLNTSFPLDAQLGEEHGLSEGSSGVTWVIDPIDGTAPYLNGLPGWCVSIGACDEDGPILGVIYVPVLNELFVAARGQGATLNGKPVRALDGDLRSGLLGVGANDRVSSERVGRMLADLSEAGAGWVRYGSGALMLAWVAAGRLTGYVEPRMSAWDCLAGYCLIQEAGGRVLAFPNGPGLTAPAPVLGACAGAYAELASICGFGQSPEW
- the dnaE gene encoding DNA polymerase III subunit alpha, whose translation is MADVIGHGGDDRSGGAAVRFVHLRTHSAYSLLEGALPLKKILKLALDDRQPAVAVTDTNNLFGALEFSQKAIGEGLQPIIGCQLSIDMEDGGEGDRRGGSHLPAKLPAIVVLVANETGYANLMHLVSEAYLGGEAHDSIYIRKSWLEGRADGLIVLTGGPGGPIDQALASGFEAKARERLEALKTLFGDRLYVELQRQGAFDLQRERHVINLAYELELPLVATNEPFFPAREDFEAHDALMAVAHNAIVSDDRRFRLTPDHFMKTQAEMAELFSDLPEALDNTVEIARRCSFILQTRSPILPRFTGASEDPEEAERAEALELRRQAVEGLEARLSHVGLSEGHSRQDYVERLDYELGIIESMKFPGYFLIVADFIKWAKEHDIPVGPGRGSGAGSLVAYALTITDVDPLRFSLLFERFLNPERVSMPDFDIDFCQDRREEVIRYVQQKYGRAQVAQIITFGSLQARAALRDVGRVLEMPYGQVDRISKLVPNNPANPVTLAKAIEDEPKFQEAAEEEPIVGRLLAIAQKIEGLYRHASTHAAGIVIGDRPLSRLVPMYRDPRSDMPVTQFNMKWVEQAGLVKFDFLGLKTLTVLKTAVDFIARRDIKVDLSLVPLDDHDTYDMLARGETVGVFQVESAGMRKALIGMRPDRIEDLIALVALYRPGPMENIPVYNARKHGEEEIESVHPMIDHLLAETQGVIIYQEQVMQVAQVLSGYSLGEADLLRRAMGKKIKEQMDKQRVRFVEGAVEKGVKKQRADEIFDLLAKFANYGFNKSHAAAYAIVSYHTAFLKAHYPVEFLAASMTLDMANTEKLNDFRHDARRLGIEVVAPSIQTSHRHFEPGEDRIYYALAAIKGVGDAAVDHIVAARGERPFADLEDFCQRIDPKLVNRRVLESLICAGAFDCFGHDRAALLAGLDRIIGLAQRTQEDRASGQADIFGSAGQVSKIVLPDYTPLSDSERLMREYQMLGFYQTAHPLDAYADILAKMRVQAFSAFQLSVKNGSDRGRLAGTVVAKQERKTRTGNRMGIVTFSDATGQFEAVLFSEMLYQYRDLLEPGTSVVITVSAEMRPEGIGMRIQTVQSLEEEAVRQQKAMRIFLRDDSPIASLARHLNENGEGLVSFVVIQDHGLREIEVELPGKYRLSPEVASAMRAVAGVVDVELV